TATGGCGACCATCGGTGCGCCAGGCCAGCTGAATTGTCACCTGAGAATCAGAATCTTTGACCCAACAGCTGTGAGGATTGGCCCCAGGCACATCGTGCTCGGAGAAGGTGGTAAAACCGCCCTGCCTCTGCCCCGACCACGGGCCAAAGATACGCTGGACAGCTTCAGCAACCCGCTCAGGAGCAACAGGGCCGGCGACACTGATCACCAGATTATCCGGGGTATAATGGTCTTGATACCAGCGGGTAAGATCATCGCGCGTAAAGGCACGAATCGTTTCGGGAAAACCGATCACCGGCAACGCCAGAGGATGCTCGCCCCACATCATCCGTCCCATTAAATTATCCGGGCAGATATCATCGCCTTGCTCATTGAAATCGCTCAACGCCTCTTCAAGAACAATGGCGCGTTCCGTTTCCAGTCCTTCAAAGCGGGGCGTTTGCAACAAATCGGCAAACAGTTGCACGCCGTCAGCCACATGATCAGGGTGAACACTGGCATAATAACTGGTGGTTTCAGCATCGGTTGCCGCATTAACAGTGCCGCCGATAGCCTCAAAAGCCTGTTCAATCTGAGGGCCTGTGGCATAACGGTCATTACCGCGAAACATCATATGCTCAAGGAAATGGGAAAGTCCGGCCTGTGACGGACTTTCGTAGCGGCTGCCGACACCGACATAGCACACCATTTCAACACGATGCAGATGAGGGCACTCCGTCACCAACAGGCGGACACCGTTATCGAAAACAAAACGCTCAAACTCATGGCTCATGGTCTGTTAAATTCATCCCGGATAAAGACAGGGCTTCCGCATGTGCGAAAGCCCTGTTCAAAATGTTGCGATGTGGA
This is a stretch of genomic DNA from uncultured Desulfuromonas sp.. It encodes these proteins:
- a CDS encoding pitrilysin family protein → MSHEFERFVFDNGVRLLVTECPHLHRVEMVCYVGVGSRYESPSQAGLSHFLEHMMFRGNDRYATGPQIEQAFEAIGGTVNAATDAETTSYYASVHPDHVADGVQLFADLLQTPRFEGLETERAIVLEEALSDFNEQGDDICPDNLMGRMMWGEHPLALPVIGFPETIRAFTRDDLTRWYQDHYTPDNLVISVAGPVAPERVAEAVQRIFGPWSGQRQGGFTTFSEHDVPGANPHSCWVKDSDSQVTIQLAWRTDGRHSVTSLGLRALRQVLGDGGACRLMQSLREDTGLTYNVDATLEEYADCGTFSIDLSTDPDNLLSVVEILLNEAALIHQAMDPEELQRVVRRVQYRLQFSRDNVEDLASRYGWGELTGCMRTLADEAMSWDQLDAAQVLNAARACLIPDKMYFVCVGPWRAKDRQRVEQLLERYTL